The genome window CTGGAGCTTCTATGGCCAGTCCGACGTCAACGTCGTGGTCAGCCTGGGCATGACGCTGGTGTTCCTGCTGGTGTGCCTGGGCATCGTGGCCTGGATCTTCCGCACCGGCTACAAGATGAAGACCTGATGGGCCGCGAGCGATGCACCGAAATACTATGAATCAATAGTATTTTCGGTGCCTTCGTTCTTGATGTCCGCCGACGATTCGACCGCACGCAGGTTCTGCCTGACCCGCATCAGGTAGCTGCACAACTGCGCCACCTCGAAGTGCTCGAATCCTTCCACCATCCGGGCTGTCAACTCGTCCGCCTTGGGCATCAGTTCGTGTCCCAGCGCGCGGCCGCGCTCGGTCAGGTAGATGTTGATCTTGCGCCGGTCGTCGGCGTTGCGCACGCGCCGGATCAGGCCGCGGCTCTCCAGCTTGTTCAAGGCCGAGCCCGCCGCGGCTTCCATGATGCCTACCCGCCGACCCACCTCGCGTTGCGTCAGTCCGTCCTCTTCCCAGATCGTGCGCAGGAATATCCAGGTTCCCGCGGGAACGTCCAGCCGGGCGACCTGCGCCTGCAGC of Pigmentiphaga sp. H8 contains these proteins:
- a CDS encoding MarR family winged helix-turn-helix transcriptional regulator, producing the protein MNKSTSSKPSPGKIATQSSEDSVGYQLSATYRVLNRALQAQVARLDVPAGTWIFLRTIWEEDGLTQREVGRRVGIMEAAAGSALNKLESRGLIRRVRNADDRRKINIYLTERGRALGHELMPKADELTARMVEGFEHFEVAQLCSYLMRVRQNLRAVESSADIKNEGTENTIDS